One Melanotaenia boesemani isolate fMelBoe1 chromosome 8, fMelBoe1.pri, whole genome shotgun sequence DNA segment encodes these proteins:
- the LOC121643988 gene encoding solute carrier family 12 member 7-like isoform X1, translating into MPTNFTVVPVEDVEDSSNTGAAAGESRPISLGKIFKAETDVDNLQERYSEGDDDQRESSPFLNSDSDRENSYEGKNMALFEEEMDSTPMVSSLLNKLANYTNLSQGVREHEEAEDGVRRVAVMVPQMGTFIGVFLPCMQNILGVILFLRLTWIVGTAGILGSFAMVSMCCICTLLTAISMSAIATNGVVPAGGSYYMISRSLGPEFGGAVGLCFYLGTAFAGSLYILGTIEILLTYIVPTATVFDHDDEKLNNMRIYGTCCLVLMALVVFVGVKYVNKLALVFLSCVVLSIMATYAGVIKTVIEPPEFSVCLLGNRSLKNDMFDTCSKMETVNNDTVTTDLWSLFCDSKHPNATCDEYFSLNNLTEIKAIPGLLSGVIKENLWGNYGPANMVIEKTNLSSVPVEEPVKNTQKSYVFSDITTYFTLLVGIYFPSVTGIMAGSNRSGDLRDAQRSIPIGTIMAILTTSFIYISFVVLFGACIEGVVLRDKFGDSVKKNPVIGILAWPSPWVIVIGSFFSCCGAALQSLTAAPRLLQAIARDGIIPFLHVFGHGKANGEPTWALLLTVGICEIGILIASLDDVAPILSMFFLMCYLFVNLACAVQTLLCTPNWRPRFKFYHWTLSFLGMSLCLSLMFISSWYYAIFAIVIAGCIYKYIEYKGAVKEWGDGIRGLSLNAARYALIRLEEAPLHTKNWRPQLLVLCKLDSDLAVKHPRLLSLTTQLKAGKGLTIVSSVLQGTYMARKKDAHTGEQNLKAAMAAERTKGFSHVVVSSNLRDGFSILIQSAGLGGMKHNAVLMAWPAGWKQARDSSARQNFIETVRETTTAHQALLVAKNIDHFPGNQERLKEGTIDVWWIVHDGGLLMLLPFLLSQHKVWRKCKMRIFTVAQMDDNSIQMKKDLQMFLYQLRLDAVVEVVEMHDSDISAFTYEKTLMMEQRSQILKQMHLSRTEREREAQLIHDRNTASHSAMTDKDAGATPDRVHMTWTKDKMLNERNKQREGAAVKDLFNMKPEWENLNQSNVRRMHTAVKLNEVVVKKSHNSELVLLNMPGPPKNKKGDENYMEFLEVLMEGLDRVLLVRGGGREVITIYS; encoded by the exons aTGCCCACAAATTTCACTGTGGTGCCAGTGGAGGACGTGGAGGATAGTAGCAACACTGGGGCTGCAGCGGGAGAGAGCAGGCCTATCAGTCTGGGCAAGATCTTTAAAGCGGAAACGGATGTGGATAACTTACAGGAACGTTATTCAG aagGAGATGATGACCAGAGAGAGTCCAGTCCATTTCTCAACTCAGATAGTGACAGAGAGAACAGTTATGAAGGCAAGAACATGGCGTTATTTGAG gAAGAGATGGACAGTACCCCAATGGTATCATCTCTTCTTAACAAGTTGGCCAACTACACCAACCTCTCCCAGGGTGTTCGTGAGCATGAAGAGGCTGAAGATGGGGTCAGGAGGGTCGCTGTCATG GTCCCCCAGATGGGAACATTCATCGGGGTTTTCCTGCCCTGCATGCAGAACATTCTCGGTGTGATTCTGTTTCTGCGTCTTACTTGGATTGTTGGCACGGCGGGAATCCTGGGATCTTTCGCCATGGTCTCAATGTGCTGCATCTGT ACTTTGCTCACTGCTATATCGATGAGTGCCATAGCAACCAATGGAGTTGTACCTG CCGGTGGTTCATACTACATGATCTCTAGATCTTTGGGCCCAGAATTTGGAGGAGCAGTGGGTCTTTGTTTTTACCTTGGAACTGCTTTTGCTGGGTCGCTGTACATACTGGGCACCATAGAGATTCTGCTG ACATACATCGTTCCCACAGCCACAGTGTTCGACCATGATGATGAAAAGCTCAACAACATGCGCATCTATGGGACTTGCTGCCTGGTCCTGATGGCACTTGTAGTGTTTGTAGGGGTTAA GTATGTGAACAAACTGGCGTTGgtgtttctctcctgtgtggttcTTTCCATCATGGCAACTTATGCAGGTGTGATCAAGACAGTTATTGAACCACCAGAGTTTAG TGTCTGTTTGTTGGGGAATCGCTCTCTTAAGAATGACATGTTTGACACGTGCTCAAAGATGGAAACAGTAAATAACGACACCGTCACCACCGACCTGTGGAGTCTCTTCTGCGATAGTAAACATCCCAACGCGACCTGTGATGAATATTTCTCCTTAAATAACTTGACAGAAATAAAGGCCATACCTGGGCTCTTGAGTGGAGTTATCAAAG AGAACTTGTGGGGCAACTATGGCCCAGCTAATATGGTCATAGAGAAGACAAATCTGTCTTCAGTACCAGTTGAGGAACCAGTCAAAAATACACAGAAGAGCTACGTCTTCAGTGACATCACCACTTACTTCACATTACTGGTGGGGATATACTTTCCATCTGTCACAG GCATAATGGCTGGCTCTAACAGGTCTGGTGACCTTCGTGATGCCCAGAGATCCATCCCAATAGGAACTATCATGGCTATTCTCACTACCTCTTTCATCT ATATTTCCTTTGTGGTCCTGTTTGGGGCCTGTATTGAAGGAGTGGTGCTGAGAGACaa GTTTGGTGACTCAGTAAAGAAGAACCCTGTAATCGGTATTCTGGCCTGGCCGTCACCTTGGGTGATTGTGATTGGCTCATTTTTCTCCTGTTGTGGTGCCGCACTGCAGAGCCTGACTGCTGCCCCCCGGCTGTTGCAGGCCATAGCTCGTGATGGCATCATCCCATTCTTACAT GTCTTTGGTCATGGGAAGGCTAATGGTGAGCCCACTTGGGCTCTTTTGCTGACGGTTGGGATTTGTGAGATAGGAATTCTCATCGCTTCTCTGGATGATGTGGCCCCTATCCTCTCCAT GTTCTTCCTCATGTGCTATCTGTTTGTCAACCTGGCCTGTGCTGTTCAGACTTTGCTCTGTACTCCAAACTGGAGACCTCGCTTCAAATTCTATCACTG GACTTTATCCTTCTTAGGGATGAGTCTCTGTCTGTCCCTCATGTTCATCTCCTCCTGGTACTATGCGATATTTGCCATTGTGATAGCTGGCTGTATCTACAAATACATTGAATACAAAGG GGCAGTGAAGGAATGGGGTGACGGGATCAGGGGTCTGTCCTTAAATGCGGCCCGCTATGCTCTCATCCGCCTGGAGGAAGCACCACTGCACACCAAAAACTGGAG GCCACAGCTGTTAGTATTGTGTAagctggactcagacctggcaGTGAAGCACCCTCGTCTCCTGTCTTTAACCACACAGCTAAAAGCGGGGAAGGGACTGACCATCGTCTCTTCAGTCCTGCAGGGAACATACATGGCCCGCAAGAAGGATGCCCACACTGGAGAACAG AACTTGAAAGCAGCCATGGCTGCAGAGAGGACAAAGGGCTTCTCCCATGTGGTGGTGTCTTCCAACCTGCGGGATGGGTTCTCCATATTAATCCAGTCTGCAGGACTGGGAGGAATGAAGCACAATGCTGTCCTGATGGCCTGGCCAGCAGGCTGGAAACAAGCCCGAGACTCCTCTGCAAGGCAGAACTTCATAG AGACGGTGAGAGAGACAACGACAGCACATCAAGCTCTGCTGGTTGCTAAGAACATCGACCATTTCCCTGGCAACCAAGAGCGTCTGAAAGAGGGCACAATTGATGTGTGGTGGATCGTACATGATGGTGGATTACTCATGCTGCTGCCATTTCTGCTTAGTCAGCACAAG GTGTGGAGGAAGTGCAAAATGCGAATCTTCACAGTGGCCCAGATGGATGACAACTCCATCCAGATGAAGAAGGACCTCCAAATGTTTCTCTACCAACTACGCCTGGATGCAGTGGTGGAGGTGGTAGAGATG CATGACAGCGATATCTCGGCCTTTACATATGAGAAGACGCTGATGATGGAGCAGAGATCTCAAATACTCAAACAGATGCATCTGTCCCGCactgagagggagagagag GCCCAGTTGATTCACGACCGGAACACGGCATCTCATTCTGCAATGACAGACAAAGATGCAGGTGCCACGCCAGATCGTGTCCACATGACGTGGACCAAAGACAAAATGCTCAACGAGAGGAACAAGCAGAGAGAAGGAGCTGCCGTAAAGGATCTGTTTAATATGAAACC TGAGTGGGAGAATCT CAACCAGTCCAATGTGAGGAGGATGCACACAGCTGTGAAGCTGAATGAGGTGGTGGTCAAGAAGTCCCATAATTCAGAGCTGGTCCTTCTCAACATGCCAGGCCCACCCAAGAACAAGAAAGGAGATGAGAACT ACATGGAGTTCTTGGAGGTCTTAATGGAAGGCCTAGACCGTGTTCTGTTGGTTCGTGGAGGAGGTCGGGAAGTCATTACGATCTACTCTTAG
- the LOC121643988 gene encoding solute carrier family 12 member 7-like isoform X6, translating into MPTNFTVVPVEDVEDSSNTGAAAGESRPISLGKIFKAETDVDNLQERYSEGDDDQRESSPFLNSDSDRENSYEGKNMALFEEEMDSTPMVSSLLNKLANYTNLSQGVREHEEAEDGVRRVAVMVPQMGTFIGVFLPCMQNILGVILFLRLTWIVGTAGILGSFAMVSMCCICTLLTAISMSAIATNGVVPAGGSYYMISRSLGPEFGGAVGLCFYLGTAFAGSLYILGTIEILLTYIVPTATVFDHDDEKLNNMRIYGTCCLVLMALVVFVGVKYVNKLALVFLSCVVLSIMATYAGVIKTVIEPPEFSVCLLGNRSLKNDMFDTCSKMETVNNDTVTTDLWSLFCDSKHPNATCDEYFSLNNLTEIKAIPGLLSGVIKENLWGNYGPANMVIEKTNLSSVPVEEPVKNTQKSYVFSDITTYFTLLVGIYFPSVTGIMAGSNRSGDLRDAQRSIPIGTIMAILTTSFIYISFVVLFGACIEGVVLRDKFGDSVKKNPVIGILAWPSPWVIVIGSFFSCCGAALQSLTAAPRLLQAIARDGIIPFLHVFGHGKANGEPTWALLLTVGICEIGILIASLDDVAPILSMFFLMCYLFVNLACAVQTLLCTPNWRPRFKFYHWTLSFLGMSLCLSLMFISSWYYAIFAIVIAGCIYKYIEYKGAVKEWGDGIRGLSLNAARYALIRLEEAPLHTKNWRPQLLVLCKLDSDLAVKHPRLLSLTTQLKAGKGLTIVSSVLQGTYMARKKDAHTGEQNLKAAMAAERTKGFSHVVVSSNLRDGFSILIQSAGLGGMKHNAVLMAWPAGWKQARDSSARQNFIETVRETTTAHQALLVAKNIDHFPGNQERLKEGTIDVWWIVHDGGLLMLLPFLLSQHKVWRKCKMRIFTVAQMDDNSIQMKKDLQMFLYQLRLDAVVEVVEMHDSDISAFTYEKTLMMEQRSQILKQMHLSRTEREREIQSITDVSRGSAKRKKRSGIDALPLSIQSIPEDEVATATKQFLAQLIHDRNTASHSAMTDKDAGATPDRVHMTWTKDKMLNERNKQREGAAVKDLFNMKPEWENLNQSNVRRMHTAVKLNEVVVKKSHNSELVLLNMPGPPKNKKGDENYMEFLEVLMEGLDRVLLVRGGGREVITIYS; encoded by the exons aTGCCCACAAATTTCACTGTGGTGCCAGTGGAGGACGTGGAGGATAGTAGCAACACTGGGGCTGCAGCGGGAGAGAGCAGGCCTATCAGTCTGGGCAAGATCTTTAAAGCGGAAACGGATGTGGATAACTTACAGGAACGTTATTCAG aagGAGATGATGACCAGAGAGAGTCCAGTCCATTTCTCAACTCAGATAGTGACAGAGAGAACAGTTATGAAGGCAAGAACATGGCGTTATTTGAG gAAGAGATGGACAGTACCCCAATGGTATCATCTCTTCTTAACAAGTTGGCCAACTACACCAACCTCTCCCAGGGTGTTCGTGAGCATGAAGAGGCTGAAGATGGGGTCAGGAGGGTCGCTGTCATG GTCCCCCAGATGGGAACATTCATCGGGGTTTTCCTGCCCTGCATGCAGAACATTCTCGGTGTGATTCTGTTTCTGCGTCTTACTTGGATTGTTGGCACGGCGGGAATCCTGGGATCTTTCGCCATGGTCTCAATGTGCTGCATCTGT ACTTTGCTCACTGCTATATCGATGAGTGCCATAGCAACCAATGGAGTTGTACCTG CCGGTGGTTCATACTACATGATCTCTAGATCTTTGGGCCCAGAATTTGGAGGAGCAGTGGGTCTTTGTTTTTACCTTGGAACTGCTTTTGCTGGGTCGCTGTACATACTGGGCACCATAGAGATTCTGCTG ACATACATCGTTCCCACAGCCACAGTGTTCGACCATGATGATGAAAAGCTCAACAACATGCGCATCTATGGGACTTGCTGCCTGGTCCTGATGGCACTTGTAGTGTTTGTAGGGGTTAA GTATGTGAACAAACTGGCGTTGgtgtttctctcctgtgtggttcTTTCCATCATGGCAACTTATGCAGGTGTGATCAAGACAGTTATTGAACCACCAGAGTTTAG TGTCTGTTTGTTGGGGAATCGCTCTCTTAAGAATGACATGTTTGACACGTGCTCAAAGATGGAAACAGTAAATAACGACACCGTCACCACCGACCTGTGGAGTCTCTTCTGCGATAGTAAACATCCCAACGCGACCTGTGATGAATATTTCTCCTTAAATAACTTGACAGAAATAAAGGCCATACCTGGGCTCTTGAGTGGAGTTATCAAAG AGAACTTGTGGGGCAACTATGGCCCAGCTAATATGGTCATAGAGAAGACAAATCTGTCTTCAGTACCAGTTGAGGAACCAGTCAAAAATACACAGAAGAGCTACGTCTTCAGTGACATCACCACTTACTTCACATTACTGGTGGGGATATACTTTCCATCTGTCACAG GCATAATGGCTGGCTCTAACAGGTCTGGTGACCTTCGTGATGCCCAGAGATCCATCCCAATAGGAACTATCATGGCTATTCTCACTACCTCTTTCATCT ATATTTCCTTTGTGGTCCTGTTTGGGGCCTGTATTGAAGGAGTGGTGCTGAGAGACaa GTTTGGTGACTCAGTAAAGAAGAACCCTGTAATCGGTATTCTGGCCTGGCCGTCACCTTGGGTGATTGTGATTGGCTCATTTTTCTCCTGTTGTGGTGCCGCACTGCAGAGCCTGACTGCTGCCCCCCGGCTGTTGCAGGCCATAGCTCGTGATGGCATCATCCCATTCTTACAT GTCTTTGGTCATGGGAAGGCTAATGGTGAGCCCACTTGGGCTCTTTTGCTGACGGTTGGGATTTGTGAGATAGGAATTCTCATCGCTTCTCTGGATGATGTGGCCCCTATCCTCTCCAT GTTCTTCCTCATGTGCTATCTGTTTGTCAACCTGGCCTGTGCTGTTCAGACTTTGCTCTGTACTCCAAACTGGAGACCTCGCTTCAAATTCTATCACTG GACTTTATCCTTCTTAGGGATGAGTCTCTGTCTGTCCCTCATGTTCATCTCCTCCTGGTACTATGCGATATTTGCCATTGTGATAGCTGGCTGTATCTACAAATACATTGAATACAAAGG GGCAGTGAAGGAATGGGGTGACGGGATCAGGGGTCTGTCCTTAAATGCGGCCCGCTATGCTCTCATCCGCCTGGAGGAAGCACCACTGCACACCAAAAACTGGAG GCCACAGCTGTTAGTATTGTGTAagctggactcagacctggcaGTGAAGCACCCTCGTCTCCTGTCTTTAACCACACAGCTAAAAGCGGGGAAGGGACTGACCATCGTCTCTTCAGTCCTGCAGGGAACATACATGGCCCGCAAGAAGGATGCCCACACTGGAGAACAG AACTTGAAAGCAGCCATGGCTGCAGAGAGGACAAAGGGCTTCTCCCATGTGGTGGTGTCTTCCAACCTGCGGGATGGGTTCTCCATATTAATCCAGTCTGCAGGACTGGGAGGAATGAAGCACAATGCTGTCCTGATGGCCTGGCCAGCAGGCTGGAAACAAGCCCGAGACTCCTCTGCAAGGCAGAACTTCATAG AGACGGTGAGAGAGACAACGACAGCACATCAAGCTCTGCTGGTTGCTAAGAACATCGACCATTTCCCTGGCAACCAAGAGCGTCTGAAAGAGGGCACAATTGATGTGTGGTGGATCGTACATGATGGTGGATTACTCATGCTGCTGCCATTTCTGCTTAGTCAGCACAAG GTGTGGAGGAAGTGCAAAATGCGAATCTTCACAGTGGCCCAGATGGATGACAACTCCATCCAGATGAAGAAGGACCTCCAAATGTTTCTCTACCAACTACGCCTGGATGCAGTGGTGGAGGTGGTAGAGATG CATGACAGCGATATCTCGGCCTTTACATATGAGAAGACGCTGATGATGGAGCAGAGATCTCAAATACTCAAACAGATGCATCTGTCCCGCactgagagggagagagag ATTCAGAGCATTACAGATGTATCGCGTGGCTCcgcaaagagaaagaagaggtCTGGCATTGATGCCTTACCCCTCAGCATTCAGAGCATTCCAGAGGATGAGGTAGCCACGGCAACCAAACAGTTTTTA GCCCAGTTGATTCACGACCGGAACACGGCATCTCATTCTGCAATGACAGACAAAGATGCAGGTGCCACGCCAGATCGTGTCCACATGACGTGGACCAAAGACAAAATGCTCAACGAGAGGAACAAGCAGAGAGAAGGAGCTGCCGTAAAGGATCTGTTTAATATGAAACC TGAGTGGGAGAATCT CAACCAGTCCAATGTGAGGAGGATGCACACAGCTGTGAAGCTGAATGAGGTGGTGGTCAAGAAGTCCCATAATTCAGAGCTGGTCCTTCTCAACATGCCAGGCCCACCCAAGAACAAGAAAGGAGATGAGAACT ACATGGAGTTCTTGGAGGTCTTAATGGAAGGCCTAGACCGTGTTCTGTTGGTTCGTGGAGGAGGTCGGGAAGTCATTACGATCTACTCTTAG
- the LOC121643988 gene encoding solute carrier family 12 member 7-like isoform X4: MPTNFTVVPVEDVEDSSNTGAAAGESRPISLGKIFKAETDVDNLQERYSEGDDDQRESSPFLNSDSDRENSYEGKNMALFEEEMDSTPMVSSLLNKLANYTNLSQGVREHEEAEDGVRRVAVMVPQMGTFIGVFLPCMQNILGVILFLRLTWIVGTAGILGSFAMVSMCCICTLLTAISMSAIATNGVVPAGGSYYMISRSLGPEFGGAVGLCFYLGTAFAGSLYILGTIEILLTYIVPTATVFDHDDEKLNNMRIYGTCCLVLMALVVFVGVKYVNKLALVFLSCVVLSIMATYAGVIKTVIEPPEFSVCLLGNRSLKNDMFDTCSKMETVNNDTVTTDLWSLFCDSKHPNATCDEYFSLNNLTEIKAIPGLLSGVIKENLWGNYGPANMVIEKTNLSSVPVEEPVKNTQKSYVFSDITTYFTLLVGIYFPSVTGIMAGSNRSGDLRDAQRSIPIGTIMAILTTSFIYISFVVLFGACIEGVVLRDKFGDSVKKNPVIGILAWPSPWVIVIGSFFSCCGAALQSLTAAPRLLQAIARDGIIPFLHVFGHGKANGEPTWALLLTVGICEIGILIASLDDVAPILSMFFLMCYLFVNLACAVQTLLCTPNWRPRFKFYHWTLSFLGMSLCLSLMFISSWYYAIFAIVIAGCIYKYIEYKGAVKEWGDGIRGLSLNAARYALIRLEEAPLHTKNWRPQLLVLCKLDSDLAVKHPRLLSLTTQLKAGKGLTIVSSVLQGTYMARKKDAHTGEQNLKAAMAAERTKGFSHVVVSSNLRDGFSILIQSAGLGGMKHNAVLMAWPAGWKQARDSSARQNFIETVRETTTAHQALLVAKNIDHFPGNQERLKEGTIDVWWIVHDGGLLMLLPFLLSQHKVWRKCKMRIFTVAQMDDNSIQMKKDLQMFLYQLRLDAVVEVVEMHDSDISAFTYEKTLMMEQRSQILKQMHLSRTEREREAQLIHDRNTASHSAMTDKDAGATPDRVHMTWTKDKMLNERNKQREGAAVKDLFNMKPNQSNVRRMHTAVKLNEVVVKKSHNSELVLLNMPGPPKNKKGDENYMEFLEVLMEGLDRVLLVRGGGREVITIYS; the protein is encoded by the exons aTGCCCACAAATTTCACTGTGGTGCCAGTGGAGGACGTGGAGGATAGTAGCAACACTGGGGCTGCAGCGGGAGAGAGCAGGCCTATCAGTCTGGGCAAGATCTTTAAAGCGGAAACGGATGTGGATAACTTACAGGAACGTTATTCAG aagGAGATGATGACCAGAGAGAGTCCAGTCCATTTCTCAACTCAGATAGTGACAGAGAGAACAGTTATGAAGGCAAGAACATGGCGTTATTTGAG gAAGAGATGGACAGTACCCCAATGGTATCATCTCTTCTTAACAAGTTGGCCAACTACACCAACCTCTCCCAGGGTGTTCGTGAGCATGAAGAGGCTGAAGATGGGGTCAGGAGGGTCGCTGTCATG GTCCCCCAGATGGGAACATTCATCGGGGTTTTCCTGCCCTGCATGCAGAACATTCTCGGTGTGATTCTGTTTCTGCGTCTTACTTGGATTGTTGGCACGGCGGGAATCCTGGGATCTTTCGCCATGGTCTCAATGTGCTGCATCTGT ACTTTGCTCACTGCTATATCGATGAGTGCCATAGCAACCAATGGAGTTGTACCTG CCGGTGGTTCATACTACATGATCTCTAGATCTTTGGGCCCAGAATTTGGAGGAGCAGTGGGTCTTTGTTTTTACCTTGGAACTGCTTTTGCTGGGTCGCTGTACATACTGGGCACCATAGAGATTCTGCTG ACATACATCGTTCCCACAGCCACAGTGTTCGACCATGATGATGAAAAGCTCAACAACATGCGCATCTATGGGACTTGCTGCCTGGTCCTGATGGCACTTGTAGTGTTTGTAGGGGTTAA GTATGTGAACAAACTGGCGTTGgtgtttctctcctgtgtggttcTTTCCATCATGGCAACTTATGCAGGTGTGATCAAGACAGTTATTGAACCACCAGAGTTTAG TGTCTGTTTGTTGGGGAATCGCTCTCTTAAGAATGACATGTTTGACACGTGCTCAAAGATGGAAACAGTAAATAACGACACCGTCACCACCGACCTGTGGAGTCTCTTCTGCGATAGTAAACATCCCAACGCGACCTGTGATGAATATTTCTCCTTAAATAACTTGACAGAAATAAAGGCCATACCTGGGCTCTTGAGTGGAGTTATCAAAG AGAACTTGTGGGGCAACTATGGCCCAGCTAATATGGTCATAGAGAAGACAAATCTGTCTTCAGTACCAGTTGAGGAACCAGTCAAAAATACACAGAAGAGCTACGTCTTCAGTGACATCACCACTTACTTCACATTACTGGTGGGGATATACTTTCCATCTGTCACAG GCATAATGGCTGGCTCTAACAGGTCTGGTGACCTTCGTGATGCCCAGAGATCCATCCCAATAGGAACTATCATGGCTATTCTCACTACCTCTTTCATCT ATATTTCCTTTGTGGTCCTGTTTGGGGCCTGTATTGAAGGAGTGGTGCTGAGAGACaa GTTTGGTGACTCAGTAAAGAAGAACCCTGTAATCGGTATTCTGGCCTGGCCGTCACCTTGGGTGATTGTGATTGGCTCATTTTTCTCCTGTTGTGGTGCCGCACTGCAGAGCCTGACTGCTGCCCCCCGGCTGTTGCAGGCCATAGCTCGTGATGGCATCATCCCATTCTTACAT GTCTTTGGTCATGGGAAGGCTAATGGTGAGCCCACTTGGGCTCTTTTGCTGACGGTTGGGATTTGTGAGATAGGAATTCTCATCGCTTCTCTGGATGATGTGGCCCCTATCCTCTCCAT GTTCTTCCTCATGTGCTATCTGTTTGTCAACCTGGCCTGTGCTGTTCAGACTTTGCTCTGTACTCCAAACTGGAGACCTCGCTTCAAATTCTATCACTG GACTTTATCCTTCTTAGGGATGAGTCTCTGTCTGTCCCTCATGTTCATCTCCTCCTGGTACTATGCGATATTTGCCATTGTGATAGCTGGCTGTATCTACAAATACATTGAATACAAAGG GGCAGTGAAGGAATGGGGTGACGGGATCAGGGGTCTGTCCTTAAATGCGGCCCGCTATGCTCTCATCCGCCTGGAGGAAGCACCACTGCACACCAAAAACTGGAG GCCACAGCTGTTAGTATTGTGTAagctggactcagacctggcaGTGAAGCACCCTCGTCTCCTGTCTTTAACCACACAGCTAAAAGCGGGGAAGGGACTGACCATCGTCTCTTCAGTCCTGCAGGGAACATACATGGCCCGCAAGAAGGATGCCCACACTGGAGAACAG AACTTGAAAGCAGCCATGGCTGCAGAGAGGACAAAGGGCTTCTCCCATGTGGTGGTGTCTTCCAACCTGCGGGATGGGTTCTCCATATTAATCCAGTCTGCAGGACTGGGAGGAATGAAGCACAATGCTGTCCTGATGGCCTGGCCAGCAGGCTGGAAACAAGCCCGAGACTCCTCTGCAAGGCAGAACTTCATAG AGACGGTGAGAGAGACAACGACAGCACATCAAGCTCTGCTGGTTGCTAAGAACATCGACCATTTCCCTGGCAACCAAGAGCGTCTGAAAGAGGGCACAATTGATGTGTGGTGGATCGTACATGATGGTGGATTACTCATGCTGCTGCCATTTCTGCTTAGTCAGCACAAG GTGTGGAGGAAGTGCAAAATGCGAATCTTCACAGTGGCCCAGATGGATGACAACTCCATCCAGATGAAGAAGGACCTCCAAATGTTTCTCTACCAACTACGCCTGGATGCAGTGGTGGAGGTGGTAGAGATG CATGACAGCGATATCTCGGCCTTTACATATGAGAAGACGCTGATGATGGAGCAGAGATCTCAAATACTCAAACAGATGCATCTGTCCCGCactgagagggagagagag GCCCAGTTGATTCACGACCGGAACACGGCATCTCATTCTGCAATGACAGACAAAGATGCAGGTGCCACGCCAGATCGTGTCCACATGACGTGGACCAAAGACAAAATGCTCAACGAGAGGAACAAGCAGAGAGAAGGAGCTGCCGTAAAGGATCTGTTTAATATGAAACC CAACCAGTCCAATGTGAGGAGGATGCACACAGCTGTGAAGCTGAATGAGGTGGTGGTCAAGAAGTCCCATAATTCAGAGCTGGTCCTTCTCAACATGCCAGGCCCACCCAAGAACAAGAAAGGAGATGAGAACT ACATGGAGTTCTTGGAGGTCTTAATGGAAGGCCTAGACCGTGTTCTGTTGGTTCGTGGAGGAGGTCGGGAAGTCATTACGATCTACTCTTAG